A genomic region of Paroedura picta isolate Pp20150507F chromosome 4, Ppicta_v3.0, whole genome shotgun sequence contains the following coding sequences:
- the R3HDM4 gene encoding R3H domain-containing protein 4 isoform X1, with protein sequence MVGLAGRDGARAGEEAAAAPPLAQPLGRIGNCLPPLANSSTKRFSPAKRKQHYINQAIRNSDLIPKAKGRKSLQRLENTRYLMTLLEQDDYGSEDGEPAPSAAPSIFSEACNNESYMRIWNDFVNRSGEEQERVISYLEEKATKKQRQKLAGRAEDNWKEHLAYTPKECFQRISRRLRMTLKRGRIPTGTLECLEEEILTFFSVSPRSVYTAMMDNSFERLLLHALCQYMDLVSASSGDEGKRQMKVSNKRTVFLPPALLLSTYLEQMS encoded by the exons ATGGTGGGGCTCGCGGGGAGGGACGGCGCGAGGGCGGGGGAggaagccgccgccgccccccctctGGCGCAACCCCTCGG GAGGATTGGAAATTGCCTGCCGCCTCTGGCCAATTCTTCCACCAAGAGATTCTCGCCAGCCAAACGGAAACAGCATTACATTAACCAGGCCATTCGCAACTCAGACCTCATTCCCAAGGCCAAAGGACGCAAGAGTCTCCAGCGGCTAGAGAACA CCCGGTATCTGATGACTCTTCTGGAACAGGATGATTATGGCTCCGAAGACGGGGAACCAGCACCCTCAGCAGCCCCGAGCATTTTCTCTGAAGCGTGCAACAACGAGTCTTATATGAGG ATCTGGAACGATTTCGTGAACCGCTCTGGGGAAGAGCAGGAGCGAGTCATCTCGTACTTGGAGGAAAAAGCCACAAAGAAGCAGAGACAGAAGTTGGCCGGGAGGGCGGAGGATAACTGGAAAG aacaTCTTGCATATACgcccaaagaatgtttccagCGCATCAGCCGACGCCTGCGCATGACCCTGAAGCGTGGCCGCATCCCCACG GGGACCCTGGAATGTCTGGAGGAGGAGATACTGACCTTTTTTTCTGTTAGCCCCCGCTCTGTCTACACGGCAATGATGGATAATAG TTTCGAGCGGCTGCTGCTTCACGCCCTCTGCCAGTACATGGATCTTGTCTCTGCCA GTTCCGGCGATGAAGGAAAGCGGCAGATGAAGGTCAGCAACAAGCGGACCGTCTTCCTACCCCCAGCCCTCCTGCTTTCCACGTACCTGGAGCAAATGAGCTGA
- the R3HDM4 gene encoding R3H domain-containing protein 4 isoform X3 — MVGLAGRDGARAGEEAAAAPPLAQPLGRIGNCLPPLANSSTKRFSPAKRKQHYINQAIRNSDLIPKAKGRKSLQRLENTRYLMTLLEQDDYGSEDGEPAPSAAPSIFSEACNNESYMRIWNDFVNRSGEEQERVISYLEEKATKKQRQKLAGRAEDNWKEHLAYTPKECFQRISRRLRMTLKRGRIPTFRAAAASRPLPVHGSCLCQFRR, encoded by the exons ATGGTGGGGCTCGCGGGGAGGGACGGCGCGAGGGCGGGGGAggaagccgccgccgccccccctctGGCGCAACCCCTCGG GAGGATTGGAAATTGCCTGCCGCCTCTGGCCAATTCTTCCACCAAGAGATTCTCGCCAGCCAAACGGAAACAGCATTACATTAACCAGGCCATTCGCAACTCAGACCTCATTCCCAAGGCCAAAGGACGCAAGAGTCTCCAGCGGCTAGAGAACA CCCGGTATCTGATGACTCTTCTGGAACAGGATGATTATGGCTCCGAAGACGGGGAACCAGCACCCTCAGCAGCCCCGAGCATTTTCTCTGAAGCGTGCAACAACGAGTCTTATATGAGG ATCTGGAACGATTTCGTGAACCGCTCTGGGGAAGAGCAGGAGCGAGTCATCTCGTACTTGGAGGAAAAAGCCACAAAGAAGCAGAGACAGAAGTTGGCCGGGAGGGCGGAGGATAACTGGAAAG aacaTCTTGCATATACgcccaaagaatgtttccagCGCATCAGCCGACGCCTGCGCATGACCCTGAAGCGTGGCCGCATCCCCACG TTTCGAGCGGCTGCTGCTTCACGCCCTCTGCCAGTACATGGATCTTGTCTCTGCCA GTTCCGGCGATGA
- the R3HDM4 gene encoding R3H domain-containing protein 4 isoform X2, translated as MVGLAGRDGARAGEEAAAAPPLAQPLGRIGNCLPPLANSSTKRFSPAKRKQHYINQAIRNSDLIPKAKGRKSLQRLENTRYLMTLLEQDDYGSEDGEPAPSAAPSIFSEACNNESYMRIWNDFVNRSGEEQERVISYLEEKATKKQRQKLAGRAEDNWKEHLAYTPKECFQRISRRLRMTLKRGRIPTGTLECLEEEILTFFSVSPRSVYTAMMDNRFRR; from the exons ATGGTGGGGCTCGCGGGGAGGGACGGCGCGAGGGCGGGGGAggaagccgccgccgccccccctctGGCGCAACCCCTCGG GAGGATTGGAAATTGCCTGCCGCCTCTGGCCAATTCTTCCACCAAGAGATTCTCGCCAGCCAAACGGAAACAGCATTACATTAACCAGGCCATTCGCAACTCAGACCTCATTCCCAAGGCCAAAGGACGCAAGAGTCTCCAGCGGCTAGAGAACA CCCGGTATCTGATGACTCTTCTGGAACAGGATGATTATGGCTCCGAAGACGGGGAACCAGCACCCTCAGCAGCCCCGAGCATTTTCTCTGAAGCGTGCAACAACGAGTCTTATATGAGG ATCTGGAACGATTTCGTGAACCGCTCTGGGGAAGAGCAGGAGCGAGTCATCTCGTACTTGGAGGAAAAAGCCACAAAGAAGCAGAGACAGAAGTTGGCCGGGAGGGCGGAGGATAACTGGAAAG aacaTCTTGCATATACgcccaaagaatgtttccagCGCATCAGCCGACGCCTGCGCATGACCCTGAAGCGTGGCCGCATCCCCACG GGGACCCTGGAATGTCTGGAGGAGGAGATACTGACCTTTTTTTCTGTTAGCCCCCGCTCTGTCTACACGGCAATGATGGATAATAG GTTCCGGCGATGA